One segment of Mycolicibacterium neworleansense DNA contains the following:
- a CDS encoding GNAT family N-acetyltransferase, with protein sequence MLPRELRNVSDAVRRTPGPPVPQLLRPSAIRVATDGDSAMIAEWMNRPHLAKAWEYDWPVERWRAHLKAQIEGDYSLPLVLSIAGVDRGYLEIYRAAKDSIADRYDSQPHDLGLHGAIADVELVDRGLGPKLLPKIVASILTADPDCQRIMFDPDHRNATVRGLCEFVGCRFLGEHEMSNRRMALYELGRNTARQWMT encoded by the coding sequence GTGCTTCCACGGGAACTCAGGAACGTTTCCGACGCGGTGCGGCGCACTCCCGGGCCGCCGGTTCCACAATTGTTGCGGCCAAGCGCGATTCGTGTCGCCACCGATGGAGATTCCGCGATGATCGCGGAGTGGATGAATCGACCACACCTGGCCAAGGCCTGGGAGTATGACTGGCCCGTCGAACGCTGGCGCGCGCATCTGAAAGCTCAGATCGAGGGCGACTACTCACTGCCACTCGTGTTGAGCATCGCCGGGGTAGACCGCGGGTATCTCGAAATATACCGGGCGGCCAAGGATTCCATCGCCGATCGATACGACAGCCAGCCGCACGATCTGGGTCTGCACGGAGCCATAGCTGACGTGGAGTTGGTAGATCGTGGCCTCGGCCCCAAACTCCTGCCCAAGATCGTCGCAAGCATCCTGACCGCCGATCCGGACTGTCAGCGGATCATGTTCGACCCCGACCACCGCAATGCCACGGTGCGCGGGTTGTGTGAATTCGTCGGGTGCCGGTTCCTCGGCGAACACGAGATGTCCAACCGCAGGATGGCGCTCTACGAACTCGGCCGGAACACCGCCCGGCAATGGATGACCTGA
- the mbtM gene encoding long-chain-fatty acid--ACP ligase MbtM, with the protein MNPLAGALREAMVGSPHDLVVLDRDTDAWQRRPWPEVHGLAEGIAAYLLGRDRPGAVGLVGEPTVEIVAAIQGAWLAGEGVSILPRPQRRAEPSEWAHATLSRFSGIGVTTVFSYGSTLELLRTVDSPLTVCDIADAARTPTSTHLQYPDHADVAILQGTAGSTGSPRTAMLAPEAVLNNMLAVTQRLSLSRNDVCCSWLPIYHDMGLAMVLASTMSGMPLWLAPTGAFSAAPLRWAEWLSESSATFTAGPNFGYSVLGRFANRVSDVDLGAVRIAINGGEPVDCAGVDRFTIGMSRFGFDAAAMTPSYGMAESTCAVTIPAPGEGLRIDIPDAADTGRRYALLGRPVPGMEIRIVASQHDETGVSGEVEIRGSSMMSSYLGDAPVEAGSNGQWFPTGDIGYLVDGALVICGRSKEIITIAGRNIFPTEIEQVAGEVDGVREGAVVAVGTESGVAQSRLLVAAEFVGTEQDTTRSAVIRRIVSVCGVTPADVVLMAPGSLPRTSSGKLRRLEVRRQLEGAR; encoded by the coding sequence GTGAACCCGCTCGCGGGCGCCCTGCGCGAGGCGATGGTCGGCTCACCGCACGACCTGGTGGTCCTGGACCGCGATACCGATGCCTGGCAGCGCCGTCCGTGGCCGGAGGTGCACGGTCTCGCCGAAGGTATTGCGGCATATTTGCTGGGCCGGGACCGGCCGGGCGCGGTAGGGCTGGTCGGCGAGCCGACCGTGGAAATTGTCGCTGCCATTCAGGGGGCGTGGCTCGCGGGTGAAGGCGTGTCGATCCTTCCGCGGCCACAGCGGCGCGCCGAGCCGTCGGAATGGGCGCACGCCACGTTGTCCAGGTTCTCCGGAATCGGCGTGACGACGGTCTTCAGTTACGGCAGCACGCTGGAACTGTTGCGGACCGTTGACTCGCCACTGACGGTGTGCGACATCGCCGATGCCGCACGCACACCTACCTCGACACACCTGCAGTATCCCGACCATGCCGACGTCGCGATCCTGCAGGGCACTGCCGGGTCCACCGGCTCCCCACGCACCGCGATGCTGGCGCCGGAAGCCGTGCTCAACAACATGCTGGCAGTCACGCAGCGATTGTCCCTGAGCCGCAACGATGTCTGCTGCTCCTGGTTGCCGATCTATCACGACATGGGCCTGGCGATGGTGTTGGCGTCGACGATGTCGGGGATGCCGCTGTGGCTGGCGCCGACAGGTGCCTTCTCCGCGGCGCCGCTGCGGTGGGCCGAATGGCTGTCCGAATCGTCGGCGACTTTCACCGCTGGGCCGAATTTCGGATACTCGGTGCTCGGCCGCTTCGCCAACCGCGTGTCCGACGTCGACCTCGGCGCGGTGCGTATCGCGATCAACGGGGGCGAGCCCGTCGACTGTGCCGGTGTCGACCGGTTCACCATAGGCATGAGCCGGTTCGGCTTCGACGCGGCGGCGATGACGCCCAGCTACGGGATGGCCGAGTCGACCTGTGCGGTGACCATTCCCGCGCCCGGGGAGGGCTTGCGCATCGACATCCCGGATGCGGCCGATACCGGTCGGCGCTATGCACTGCTGGGACGCCCGGTACCGGGCATGGAGATCCGCATCGTTGCCTCGCAACACGACGAGACCGGCGTGTCCGGCGAAGTCGAGATCCGCGGCTCCTCGATGATGTCGTCCTACCTCGGGGATGCTCCCGTCGAAGCCGGCAGCAACGGCCAGTGGTTCCCTACCGGTGACATCGGCTATCTCGTCGACGGTGCACTGGTGATCTGTGGCCGCTCCAAGGAGATCATCACCATCGCCGGACGCAACATCTTCCCGACGGAGATCGAACAGGTCGCGGGTGAGGTGGACGGCGTACGCGAAGGTGCTGTGGTGGCCGTGGGCACCGAGTCCGGAGTCGCGCAGTCGCGGCTTCTGGTGGCCGCGGAGTTCGTCGGCACCGAACAGGACACCACACGCAGCGCGGTGATCCGGCGAATCGTGTCGGTCTGCGGTGTCACGCCGGCGGACGTCGTGCTGATGGCACCGGGATCGTTGCCACGCACATCGTCGGGAAAGCTCAGGCGACTTGAGGTCCGGCGTCAACTGGAGGGCGCGCGTTGA
- a CDS encoding dihydrofolate reductase family protein has translation MPQLLKVQNFNVSSDGFGAGENQSFERPFGHAEPGEMFAWAGATASWPNRTEPGGSRGLDDYLTRDFHHNIGAEIMGRNKFSPYRGAWENHEWQGWWGDEPPFHTPVFVMTHYPRPSLTLSDTTFHFVDADPAAVLEQARAAAQGKDVRLGGGAITIREFLDADLVDTLHVAVSPIELGSGTRLWESPDELDDRFHHDVVPSPGGSVTHHLFWRR, from the coding sequence GTGCCCCAGCTGCTCAAAGTCCAGAACTTCAACGTCTCCAGCGACGGATTCGGCGCGGGTGAGAACCAGAGCTTCGAGCGACCGTTCGGCCACGCCGAGCCGGGGGAGATGTTCGCCTGGGCGGGCGCCACTGCGAGCTGGCCCAACCGCACCGAACCCGGTGGCAGTCGCGGGCTCGACGACTACCTGACCCGCGACTTTCACCACAACATCGGCGCGGAGATCATGGGCCGGAACAAGTTCAGTCCGTACCGCGGTGCCTGGGAGAACCACGAATGGCAGGGCTGGTGGGGTGACGAGCCGCCCTTCCACACCCCGGTGTTCGTCATGACCCATTACCCGCGGCCGTCGTTGACCTTGTCCGACACCACGTTCCACTTCGTCGATGCCGATCCGGCCGCGGTTCTCGAACAGGCCCGGGCGGCCGCGCAGGGCAAGGATGTGCGCCTGGGCGGGGGCGCGATCACCATCCGGGAGTTCCTCGACGCCGACCTGGTGGACACCCTGCACGTGGCGGTGTCACCGATCGAGCTGGGCAGCGGGACCCGCCTCTGGGAGTCACCCGATGAGCTGGATGACAGGTTCCATCACGACGTCGTACCCAGCCCCGGCGGCTCGGTCACCCACCATCTGTTCTGGCGCCGCTGA
- a CDS encoding TetR/AcrR family transcriptional regulator — translation MSTGELSGTQARTRAAIIEAAAAVLADDRTATLPDIAKAAGVGRTTVHRYFPDRESLINATIVDSVRVVSDAVAAAAPEDGCAIEAMRRVINAMISVGNRLLFLFDDPNVLRGLPPEAIPDNAYLTSLIERGQADGVFDPESSTQWLEHALYGLVMWACQDSKDGLMPQHAAAPAVIRTFERGVRCRD, via the coding sequence ATGAGCACAGGCGAGCTCTCGGGCACCCAGGCGCGCACCCGCGCCGCGATCATCGAGGCCGCCGCCGCAGTTCTGGCTGATGACCGGACCGCCACCCTGCCCGATATCGCAAAGGCGGCCGGTGTCGGCCGCACCACCGTGCACCGCTACTTTCCCGACCGGGAAAGCCTGATCAACGCCACCATCGTGGACTCGGTGCGGGTGGTGAGCGACGCTGTGGCCGCTGCCGCGCCCGAGGACGGCTGCGCGATCGAGGCGATGCGACGGGTGATCAACGCGATGATCTCGGTCGGTAACCGGCTCCTGTTCCTCTTCGACGACCCCAACGTTCTCCGTGGGCTGCCGCCCGAGGCGATACCGGACAACGCCTATCTCACGAGCCTGATCGAACGCGGCCAGGCCGACGGCGTATTCGATCCGGAATCAAGCACACAGTGGCTCGAACACGCGCTGTACGGGCTGGTGATGTGGGCCTGCCAGGACTCCAAGGACGGGCTGATGCCGCAGCACGCGGCCGCGCCCGCCGTCATCCGCACCTTCGAGCGCGGGGTTCGTTGCCGCGACTGA
- a CDS encoding MMPL/RND family transporter produces MSNHSATAEHKGVARVIRVAAVPIILAWVALVVVLNALIPQLEVVGHEHAVSLSPQDAPALVAMKKIGERFDQFDSDTIAMVVLEGDEPLGTEAHHYYDELVRTLQADSEHVQHVQNYWGDLITAAGSQSTDGKAAYVQVNLAGNQGETLANESVAAVRKIIDESHPPAGVKAYVTGQGPLTTDMNEAGDKSMIKITFVTIAVIAVMLIVVYRSIATMLLMLIVVLLEMSAARGVVAAIGHAGLLGLSTFSVSLLTSLAIAAGTDYAIFLVGRYQEARQKGQEREDAYYTAFHGVGHVILGSGLTVAGAMLCLHFTRLNYFSSMGVPSAIGMSVVVLASLTLAPAMLVVGSRFGLLDAKREIRSRGWRRLGTSVVRWPVPILAAAIAVALVGLLALPGYKTSYNERLYIPKDLPSNVGYAAAERHFTAARMNPDLLLVDAGRDLRNPADMIVLDKIARELIRVPGVARVQSITRPLGRPIAHSSVPFQVSMQSVSMTENLQFLRERMGDMLTLTDDLGRMIGIMENMLGLMNRMTDITHELTASMNDMQASTNEMRDHMADFDDFMRPLRNYLYWEPHCYDIPMCHSMRSMFDGLDGIDTMTETLSESVKNMNEMDQLMPQLVAQLPPMIAISKSMQGTMKTMYSTFNGMVDQIAKMTDTASVMGQAFDDARNDDSFYLPPEAFDNPDFKRGLELMVSPDGQAAQFIITHDVDPATAEGISHVDPLLKTAREAIKATPLADAKIYLGGTAATYKDIQVGAQWDLLISACGAITLIFIVMLLITRALIASFVIVGTVILSLAASFGLSVLVWQYLLGIDLHWMTLAFSVIILLAVGSDYNLLVVSRMKEEVGAGINTGIIRAMGATGGVVTAAGLVFAFTMASMATSDLIAIGQGGTTIGLGLLFDTLVVRSLMTPTIAAILGRWFWWPLPIRQRPARFLADRTTPIPVARSS; encoded by the coding sequence ATGAGCAACCACAGCGCCACTGCTGAGCACAAAGGCGTCGCCCGCGTCATCCGCGTCGCCGCCGTCCCCATCATCCTGGCGTGGGTCGCGCTCGTCGTCGTCCTGAACGCGCTCATCCCACAGCTCGAGGTCGTCGGCCACGAGCACGCCGTGTCGCTGTCGCCCCAGGACGCACCGGCGCTGGTGGCGATGAAGAAGATCGGCGAGCGGTTCGATCAATTCGACTCGGACACAATCGCGATGGTCGTGTTGGAGGGTGATGAGCCGCTCGGCACCGAGGCCCATCACTACTACGACGAGCTGGTCCGTACGCTGCAGGCCGACAGCGAACACGTTCAGCACGTGCAGAACTACTGGGGTGACCTGATCACCGCGGCCGGCTCGCAGAGCACCGACGGCAAGGCCGCCTACGTCCAGGTGAACCTGGCCGGCAATCAGGGTGAGACGCTGGCCAATGAATCAGTCGCCGCGGTCCGCAAGATCATCGACGAGTCCCACCCGCCGGCCGGCGTGAAAGCCTATGTCACCGGCCAAGGTCCGCTCACCACGGACATGAACGAAGCCGGCGACAAGAGCATGATCAAGATCACCTTCGTGACGATCGCCGTGATCGCGGTGATGCTCATCGTCGTCTACCGGTCGATCGCCACGATGCTGCTGATGCTGATCGTGGTGCTGCTGGAGATGTCGGCGGCGCGCGGTGTCGTGGCAGCCATCGGCCACGCCGGCCTGCTGGGGTTGTCGACGTTCTCGGTGAGCCTGCTGACCTCGTTGGCCATCGCGGCCGGAACCGACTACGCCATCTTCCTCGTCGGCCGATACCAGGAAGCACGGCAGAAGGGTCAGGAACGAGAAGACGCCTACTACACCGCATTTCACGGTGTCGGGCACGTCATTCTCGGCTCGGGCCTGACGGTCGCCGGGGCCATGCTGTGCCTGCACTTCACCCGGTTGAACTACTTCAGCTCGATGGGTGTCCCCAGTGCCATCGGCATGTCCGTGGTGGTACTGGCCTCACTCACCCTCGCCCCGGCGATGTTGGTGGTCGGGAGCAGGTTCGGCCTGCTCGACGCCAAACGCGAGATCCGCTCGCGCGGTTGGCGCCGCTTGGGCACCTCGGTGGTGCGCTGGCCGGTCCCCATCCTGGCGGCGGCGATCGCGGTCGCCCTCGTCGGCCTGCTTGCCCTGCCCGGTTACAAGACCTCCTACAACGAGCGGCTCTACATCCCCAAGGACCTCCCGTCCAACGTGGGATATGCCGCCGCCGAGCGGCATTTCACCGCCGCGAGAATGAATCCCGATCTGCTACTGGTGGATGCGGGACGCGACCTGCGCAACCCCGCCGACATGATCGTCCTGGACAAGATCGCCCGGGAGCTGATCCGCGTGCCAGGCGTGGCGCGCGTCCAGAGCATCACCCGTCCTCTGGGCCGCCCGATTGCGCACAGCTCGGTGCCCTTCCAGGTCAGCATGCAGTCGGTGTCCATGACTGAGAACCTGCAGTTCCTGCGCGAACGCATGGGCGACATGCTCACTCTCACCGATGATCTCGGCCGGATGATCGGGATCATGGAGAACATGCTGGGCCTGATGAACCGGATGACCGACATCACCCACGAGCTCACCGCGAGCATGAACGACATGCAGGCGAGCACCAACGAAATGCGGGATCACATGGCTGATTTCGACGATTTCATGCGGCCGCTCCGGAATTATCTGTACTGGGAACCGCACTGCTACGACATCCCGATGTGCCATTCCATGCGCTCCATGTTCGACGGGCTGGACGGCATCGACACCATGACCGAGACTCTGTCGGAGTCGGTGAAGAACATGAACGAGATGGATCAGCTGATGCCACAGCTGGTGGCGCAACTGCCGCCGATGATCGCGATCTCGAAGTCCATGCAGGGCACGATGAAAACGATGTACAGCACGTTCAACGGCATGGTGGACCAGATCGCCAAGATGACCGATACGGCATCGGTGATGGGTCAGGCGTTCGACGATGCCCGCAACGACGACTCGTTCTATCTGCCGCCCGAGGCGTTCGACAACCCTGACTTCAAACGCGGGCTGGAGCTGATGGTCTCGCCGGACGGTCAAGCGGCGCAGTTCATCATCACCCACGACGTGGATCCGGCTACCGCCGAAGGTATTTCGCACGTCGATCCGCTGCTGAAGACGGCACGTGAGGCGATCAAGGCGACACCGCTCGCCGACGCCAAGATCTATCTGGGCGGTACCGCGGCCACCTACAAGGACATCCAGGTCGGCGCCCAGTGGGATCTGTTGATCTCGGCATGCGGCGCGATCACGTTGATCTTCATCGTGATGCTGCTGATCACCCGTGCCCTGATCGCGTCGTTCGTCATCGTCGGCACCGTGATACTGTCCCTGGCCGCATCGTTCGGCCTGTCGGTCCTGGTGTGGCAGTACCTGCTCGGAATCGATCTGCACTGGATGACGCTGGCGTTCTCGGTCATCATCCTGCTGGCGGTCGGATCGGACTACAACCTGCTGGTGGTCTCCCGGATGAAGGAGGAGGTCGGCGCGGGCATCAACACCGGCATCATCAGGGCCATGGGCGCCACCGGTGGCGTCGTCACCGCCGCCGGCCTGGTGTTCGCGTTCACGATGGCCTCGATGGCCACCAGCGATCTCATCGCGATCGGCCAGGGCGGTACGACCATCGGCCTGGGTCTGCTGTTCGACACCCTCGTCGTGCGTTCGCTGATGACTCCCACCATTGCCGCGATCCTGGGGCGGTGGTTCTGGTGGCCGCTGCCGATCCGGCAACGTCCGGCGCGTTTCCTGGCGGACCGGACGACGCCGATACCGGTGGCAAGGTCCTCGTGA
- a CDS encoding MmpS family transport accessory protein, with translation MAAVFRLARRFWIPLALVVALAISGFAMNRMHGIFGTHINTEPGASAGDDIVEFNPKRVIYEIEGPSGTSGHVSFLDADAQPHTESFSSLPWRHEVVTTLPTVFANVVAQGDSDVITCRIIVNGDVRDEQTVNQHSAQAFCLDKAA, from the coding sequence GTGGCGGCGGTATTTCGGCTTGCGAGACGCTTCTGGATCCCATTGGCGCTGGTGGTGGCCCTTGCGATCAGCGGGTTCGCGATGAACCGGATGCACGGGATATTCGGTACACACATCAACACCGAGCCTGGCGCCTCAGCCGGTGACGACATCGTGGAGTTCAACCCGAAGCGCGTCATCTACGAGATCGAGGGACCCAGCGGAACCAGCGGACACGTCAGCTTCCTCGATGCCGACGCCCAACCCCACACCGAGAGCTTCAGCTCGCTGCCGTGGCGGCATGAGGTGGTCACCACCCTGCCGACGGTGTTCGCGAATGTGGTTGCACAAGGAGACAGCGACGTGATCACCTGCCGGATCATCGTCAACGGCGATGTCCGGGACGAACAGACCGTGAATCAGCACAGCGCCCAGGCCTTCTGCTTGGACAAGGCCGCCTGA
- a CDS encoding D-2-hydroxyacid dehydrogenase family protein, with product MNAPLRIAVLDDYQGIADTVDWSPIPRPVQITALREHIAGGPDLIETLAGHEVVVAMRERTPLDAALLAQLPALKLLVTTGPFNAAIDVAAAHRLGITVSGTGGAITPTVEHTWALILGLQRHVVTEDQRIRNGLWQSTIGADLHGRTLGLVGVGRIGSRVAAIGKAFGMNVIAWSPHLTDERAAKAGVVRVGRDALFSEADVVSLHMVLSESTRGLIGAVELAAMKPSAILVNTSRGGLIDESALVEALRGKQIRGAALDVYQQEPLPPGHPLAAMSNTLLTPHLGYVTENVMTIFYRDIVEDIAAYCTGSPLRLLTV from the coding sequence ATGAACGCACCGCTGCGTATCGCCGTCCTCGACGACTACCAGGGCATCGCCGATACCGTCGACTGGTCACCGATTCCCCGCCCGGTCCAGATCACCGCACTGCGGGAGCACATCGCGGGCGGCCCGGACCTCATCGAAACGCTGGCCGGTCACGAGGTCGTCGTCGCGATGCGTGAGCGCACGCCCCTCGATGCGGCGCTGCTCGCCCAACTGCCCGCCCTGAAACTCCTCGTGACCACAGGTCCGTTCAACGCCGCCATCGACGTCGCCGCCGCGCACCGCCTCGGTATCACCGTGTCGGGTACCGGCGGTGCGATCACCCCGACCGTGGAACACACCTGGGCACTGATCCTGGGGCTGCAACGGCACGTGGTCACCGAGGATCAGCGCATCCGTAATGGTCTCTGGCAGAGCACCATCGGCGCCGATCTGCACGGCAGGACGCTGGGCCTGGTCGGGGTGGGCCGGATCGGCAGCCGCGTTGCCGCGATCGGCAAGGCATTCGGCATGAACGTCATCGCGTGGAGTCCCCATCTCACCGACGAGCGCGCCGCCAAGGCCGGCGTGGTTCGAGTGGGGCGGGACGCCCTGTTCTCCGAGGCCGACGTGGTGTCGCTGCACATGGTGCTGAGCGAATCGACCCGCGGCCTGATCGGCGCGGTTGAGCTGGCCGCGATGAAACCGTCGGCGATCCTGGTGAACACCTCACGCGGGGGCCTCATCGATGAGTCCGCACTGGTGGAAGCGCTGCGTGGCAAACAGATTCGCGGCGCGGCCCTCGATGTCTACCAACAGGAACCCCTGCCCCCGGGACACCCCTTGGCCGCAATGTCGAACACGTTGCTGACCCCGCACCTCGGCTACGTAACAGAGAACGTGATGACGATCTTCTACCGCGATATCGTCGAGGACATCGCCGCCTACTGCACGGGATCTCCGCTGCGTTTGCTCACGGTGTAG
- a CDS encoding amidohydrolase family protein produces the protein MKSIDELAGNLDFTTAQKGADRTVTFLPEPQRSDRLYTVISVDDHIVEPPDTFTGRVPRKFADRAPRVVDTDNGGQTWMYDGQSLPNVGFNAVVGRPVSEYGFEPARFDEMRRGAWDIHERVKDMDLNGVYASLNFPSFLPGFAGQRLQQVTKDRELAMAAVRAWNDWHLEAWAGAYPDRIIPCQLPWLLDPEVGARMIYENAERGFHAVTFSENPAMLGLPTIHSGYWEPMMAACAETGTVVNLHIGSSGSAPSTTDDAPPDVQGVLFFAYAITAAVDWLYSGLPSRYPDLKICLSEGGIGWVAGLLDRLDHMLSYHEMYGTWKALGETLSPAEVFSRNFWFCAVEDQSSFVQHERIGTDNILLEADYPHCDSTWPHTQRTIHEQIQGLPAEVIRKITWENASRLYQHPVPLAVQNDPNAY, from the coding sequence ATGAAGTCCATCGACGAACTCGCCGGCAATCTCGACTTCACCACGGCACAGAAGGGTGCCGACCGCACGGTCACATTTCTGCCCGAACCGCAGCGGTCCGACCGTCTCTACACCGTGATCTCTGTCGACGATCACATCGTCGAGCCGCCGGACACGTTCACCGGCCGGGTGCCGCGCAAGTTCGCCGACCGTGCCCCGAGGGTCGTCGACACCGACAACGGTGGGCAGACCTGGATGTATGACGGGCAGTCGTTGCCCAACGTCGGCTTCAACGCCGTGGTGGGCCGGCCGGTGTCCGAATACGGTTTCGAACCGGCCCGGTTCGACGAGATGCGCCGCGGGGCCTGGGACATCCACGAACGCGTCAAGGACATGGACCTCAACGGCGTGTATGCGTCGCTGAACTTCCCCTCGTTCCTCCCCGGATTCGCAGGCCAGCGGCTGCAACAGGTGACCAAGGACCGCGAACTCGCGATGGCCGCGGTGCGGGCCTGGAACGACTGGCACCTCGAAGCGTGGGCCGGGGCCTACCCGGACCGCATCATCCCCTGCCAGCTGCCGTGGCTGCTCGACCCCGAGGTCGGTGCCCGGATGATCTACGAGAACGCCGAACGCGGTTTCCACGCCGTGACATTCAGTGAGAACCCCGCCATGCTCGGGCTGCCGACGATCCACTCGGGTTACTGGGAGCCGATGATGGCGGCGTGCGCCGAGACCGGCACGGTGGTCAACCTGCACATCGGGTCCTCCGGCTCGGCGCCGTCCACCACCGACGATGCCCCGCCGGACGTCCAGGGCGTGCTGTTTTTCGCCTACGCGATCACCGCTGCGGTCGACTGGCTGTATTCGGGCCTGCCCAGCCGGTACCCGGACCTGAAGATCTGCCTGTCCGAAGGCGGAATCGGTTGGGTGGCAGGACTCCTCGATCGGCTCGACCACATGCTCAGCTACCACGAGATGTACGGGACCTGGAAGGCGCTGGGCGAAACCCTGTCCCCCGCCGAGGTGTTCAGCCGGAACTTCTGGTTCTGCGCGGTCGAGGACCAGTCCTCGTTCGTGCAGCATGAGCGGATCGGCACCGACAACATCCTGCTCGAAGCCGACTATCCGCACTGTGACTCGACGTGGCCGCACACCCAGCGCACGATCCACGAACAGATCCAGGGCCTGCCCGCCGAGGTGATCCGGAAGATCACCTGGGAGAACGCGTCCCGGCTCTACCAGCATCCGGTTCCTCTTGCGGTGCAGAACGATCCGAACGCCTACTGA
- a CDS encoding class II aldolase/adducin family protein: MNVGEMRQGGLKVWSPSVPPPIGVDLTEEQALAVAFRHLAAIGFAENMAGHITWQPMGRTEMLVNPWGLWWQELTASDICVVDEDAKVVRGRWDVTPAIHIHTELHRMRDDARVVIHNHPYYVSLVAALGELPALVHQTGSLFLDDMCFVETYDGEVDSAPRARQLAERIGTANLTILANHGVIATGGTVAEAVYRAASIDRVCKLAYEVMLTGREPTAMNRSDMHGMKASLIERAADVYWAGAARLTIKADPEVLT, encoded by the coding sequence ATGAACGTCGGTGAGATGCGCCAGGGCGGGTTGAAGGTGTGGTCACCGTCGGTGCCCCCGCCGATCGGCGTCGACCTGACCGAGGAGCAGGCACTGGCGGTGGCATTCCGGCACCTGGCCGCCATCGGATTCGCCGAGAACATGGCAGGCCACATCACCTGGCAGCCCATGGGCCGCACCGAGATGCTGGTCAACCCGTGGGGTCTGTGGTGGCAGGAGCTCACCGCATCCGACATCTGCGTGGTCGACGAAGACGCCAAGGTGGTGCGCGGCCGCTGGGATGTCACCCCGGCCATCCACATCCACACCGAACTGCACCGCATGCGCGACGACGCCCGCGTCGTCATCCACAACCATCCCTACTACGTGAGCCTCGTCGCGGCGCTGGGCGAGTTGCCGGCCCTGGTGCACCAGACCGGGTCACTGTTCCTCGACGACATGTGTTTTGTGGAAACCTATGACGGCGAGGTGGATTCGGCACCGCGGGCCCGCCAGCTCGCCGAGCGGATCGGTACTGCCAACCTCACGATCCTGGCCAATCACGGCGTGATCGCCACCGGCGGCACCGTGGCCGAGGCCGTGTACCGGGCCGCGTCGATCGACCGGGTATGCAAACTGGCCTACGAGGTGATGCTCACCGGCCGGGAGCCCACCGCGATGAACCGCTCCGACATGCACGGCATGAAGGCCTCGCTCATCGAGCGGGCTGCCGACGTGTACTGGGCCGGAGCCGCCCGCCTGACCATCAAGGCCGATCCTGAAGTCCTGACCTAG